The sequence below is a genomic window from Sorangiineae bacterium MSr12523.
TCGTGGAGGCGGTGGCGGGCACGGGCGGAATGGCCGTCGTTTACCGTGCGCTCGATCAAAAGCGCGGCAGCGCACCGGTGGCCCTCAAGGTACTTCGTCGACTCGGACACATGCTCCGTCCGCACGAGCGATTCGCACGCGAGGCGTTCGTTTTGTCGACATTGCAACATCCCGGAATCGTGTCGTACATCGATCACGGGATCACACCGCAGGGTGATGCCTTTCTCGTGATGGAATGGCTCGAGGGAGAGAGCCTCGGCCAACGATTGCACCGGCAAGGCCTGTCGCTCGTCGAGACGGTGACCCTTTTCCGAGGCATCGCCGAGGCCCTTTCCGTCGCACATCGCCTCGGCATCGTGCACCGTGACATCAAGCCCGAGAACATCTTCCTTCGCGGGGGCCAACCGGAACGCGCATCGCTGCTCGACTTTGGCGTGGCACGTCTGATTTCGTCCGATCTCACATCGACGCAAGTTGCACTGGGGACACCTCATTACATGGCCCCGGAGCAGGCGCGCGGGGAGGCCATCGGTCCGAGCGCGGACGTGTTCGCGCTAGGGTGCGTGATGTTCCAATGCCTGACCGGGCGGGTGCTCTTCGAGGGAGCCCACCCCACGATGGTCATGGCGGGCATCCTGCTGAACGAGGCCCCCGCACTGTGTTCGATGCGGCCCTCGATGCCGAAGGATCTGGAGACGCTGCTCGCGCGGATGTTGGCCAAGGATCCCGAGCGGCGTCCCAAGGATGCGAGCGCGCTGCTCGAAGCACTGAACCAGCTTGCGCCCCTCTCGAACGATGCCGCCCCCGAGCGTGCGTTGACGCTTCTCGCTCCGGTCGCCCCTCTATCGGGCGAGCAACAACTGGTGAGCGTCATCCTGTCGCTCGCCCGAGCGCCCGTCGAAGGCAAGGTGCATCACGCGCTCGTCGGGCCTCTCGCCGAAGCGCTGCGCGGTCGCTTCGGCGCACGGGTCGAGCACCTCATGGACGGCTCGATGATTGCCACGCTCGCGCAGACGGAAAGCATGACCGCGACCGATCAAGCCGTGCAGGCGGCGCGGTGTGCGCTCTTCCTTCGCGAAGAGGCCCCGACCCCTTTGCAACGCATCGTGGTCACGACGGGTCGGGGCATCGTGGGGGAGCACCTGCCGGGCGGCGAGGTCATGGATCGCGCGGGCAAGCTGGTCCAGCTGTCGCACGCGTCGGAACCGCCGCCCACCACCGGTGCCGTCTGGGTCGATGACGTGACGGCGCAATTGCTCGATGCGCGCTTCCGCACGAGTCGAACGGAATCCGGTGTCTGCATCTTGAATGCGGAGCGGACGACGGACGAAAGCCGGCTTCTGCTCGGCAAACCGACGCCATGCATCGGTCGCCAGCGCGAGCTCGCGCAGCTTCGCATGCTGCTCGCGGAATGCTGCGAGAACTCCGTGTCGCGGCTCGCCGTGGTGCTCGCGCCGCCCGGTATTGGCAAATCGCACCTGCGTCGCGAATTCGTTCGGCAGGTGCAGCGCGATCCTCCGAGCAGCGTGCCGACGGTGCAGGTGTGGCTCGGACGCAGCGATCCGACGCGGGCGGGTGCTCCGTACGGTTTGCTCTGGGATGCGTTGCGAAGCCTCATTCACGTCCACGATGGCGAGGAGCTTGCGACGCAACGAAGCCGGCTTCACGAGAGGGTGCGACGGCACGTGCCCGCGGGCGAAGCGCAATTCGTCACGGAATTCATCGGCGAGCTCTGTAGGATCCCTTTTCCCTCGGAGACCAGCCCGCGGCTTCGAAGCGCGCGCACGCAGTCGGACATCATGGCCGACCAGGTGAGCGCAGCCTTCGTCGCCTTCGTGCGCGCCGAGTCCAGCGCACACCCCGTGCTGCTCGTGCTGGAGGATCTCCATTGGGGCGACGGGCTCACGGTGCGGCTCATCGACGACATGCTGCGCGAGTGCAGCGACCGCCCCGTCATGGTGCTGGCCCTCGCGCGGCCCGAGGTCGAGGCGCTTCACCCGAAGCTCTGGGCGGAACGCAAACGCGAGGATCTCCGGCTCGACGGGCTGACGAAAAAGGCGAGCAGGCAGCTCGTCACCCAGGCCTTGGGCGCGCACGTCACACCCGACGTCGTGGAACGCATCGTCGAACAAGCCGGCGGAAACGCGCTCTTTCTGGAGGAGCTGATTCGGTTCGTGGCCCAGAACAGGTCCGACGCCATTCCCGATACCGTGATTGCGATGTTGCAGGCGCGGCTCCAGCGCCTCGAGCCCGAGCTGCGCCGGGTGCTTCGCGCGGCCAGCGTTTACGGGGCAACGTTTTGGCGCGCCGGGTTGATCGCCTTGCTCGGAGAGCACGATTCGGCCCAAAGCATCGACACCTGGCTCGAGGCGCTGCTCGATCAGGAGCTGCTCGCGCGAAATGTCACCAGTCGCTTCCTCGCGGACACGCAATATTCGTTTCGGCATGCGCTGCTGCGGGAAGCGGCTCACGGCACGCTGACCGATGCGGATCGCGCGGCGGGTCATCGCGCCGCCGCCGCGTTTCTCGAATCGATGGGGGAGCGCGATCCCGGTGTTCTCGCCGAACATTTCGCACTCGGCGGCGACAACGAGCTCGCGGCGGTCCATTACGCGCGGGCAGCGACCGAGGCGATCAACAACAACGAGCTTGCCGCCGCGGCGAAGCACTCCGAACGCGGACTCGCATGCGGGGCAACGGGCGACGTCCTCGGAGCGCTCATCACCGCGCGAGGGCGAGTAAGCTTCTTCGTCTTCGACCTCGGGAACGCTCGCTCGCTGCTCCAAGAAGCGCTGTCGCTCCTCCGCCCCGGAAGCGACGATTGGTGGCTCGCCGCCGGGACGCTGATGCTGGTGACGACGGCCCTCCTTCGCTGGGACGAAGCCTTGGAGTTGGGCGACAAACTGCGGACGGCTCCTTGCGAGCCGGAGGCGGTGTCGATGCGGATGCGGGCCCTGTGCTCGTTGATCATGAAGCTGGTCTGGTCCGGGCAGCACGCCAAGATCGCGCCGTACGTGGCGCACGTGGACGGGTTGATCGATTCGCTCGACGAAGCGCATGGAAGGGCCTGGTGGGAGCTGGCGCACCTCGTCGATGACTTGTGCTCCCAGCCGAATCCATGGGAGGCCTCGATGGCGGCCTCTCGGGCGGAGGCTCTGCTCGAGCAAGACGAATTTCTGCGCCTCCTCGCGTTCGTGAGGGTCTTTCGAGGCTACGCGCTCGTTCATCTCGGCAGCTTCGATGCGGGTGAGCCGAAACTCCGAGCGGCCTTCGAAGTGGCGCGGCACAAACGCGAGCCGTGGTTGCTCTCGGTGGCCGTGCCCTATCTCGCGCTGGCGTTGATCGAGAAAGGAGACACGGCCTCGATCGACGAAGCCGAGCGCATCCTTCGCGCATTCTTGGAAGGTCCGGGCGATCCCAGCATGCAAGGCCACGCGAAGAGCCTCCTGGCGGAAATTCACCTCGGGCGCGGTGAGCTTGAGCCCGCAGAACGCCTCGCGCGAGGCGCGCTCGAGATGATCGCGGAGTTCGTGGTGCTAAGGCCACATGCCGACGCCGTATTGACGAATGTCCTCCGGCACAACGGTCGCCTTGCCGAGGCCTGCACGCATGCGGACACCGCGCTTGCCTGGGCCGAGTCCATCGGGGGCTGCGGCACCTTCGAGGTGCGACTTCGCGTTGCAGCATTCGAAGCTCACGCTGCGGCGCGTAGCGCGAAAGCTTTGCGCATTTTGGAGGACGCGCTCGAGCAGCTCCGCCTGCGAGCGAAAGGGATCCCCGACGCGCGCCTTCGAGAGCGCTTCCTGACGACGGATCCGTCGAACCGGCGCACCCTCGAGGAAGCGCGAAAATTGCTGCCGGCTTGGCTCATGGAGCCGTTTGCGGATTACGTTGGTATCACCGGCTACTAAAGAACCGAGAGACTGAGGAGACCGAGGGAAGCGCCAATGGAACTCAAGACCGTCTTCGCAGGACGGTTCATCATCGAAGAGCTTGCGGGGACCGGCGGCATGGGCGTCGTGTACCGCGCGCGCGATCAGCAGCGCGATGGCGCGATGGTGGCGCTCAAGGTGCTCGCCCCGACCGCGTACGTGCGCCATCTTCACGAGCGATTCACGCGCGAGGCCAGCGTCCTGTCGCAACTGCGGCATCCGGGGATCGTCTCGTACATCGACCATGGAACCACCCCGCAGGGTGAAGCCTTTCTCGTCATGGAGTGGCTCGAAGGCGAGGACCTGGACCAACGCCTGGCGCGGCAAGGTCTCACGCTTCCCGAAACGGTGACCGTGTTTCGACAGATCGCGGAGGCACTCTCGGCGGCGCATCGGCACGGAATCGTGCACCGCGATCTGAAGCCCGAGAATATCTTCCTGGTCGGCCGCCACCTGGACAAGGTGTCGCTCCTCGACTTCGGTGTGGCACGGCTGGTTTCCTCCGAGCTCACGGCCGCCGGCCTGGCCGTGGGAACGCCTCTGTACATGGCGCCGGAGCAAGCGCGCGGCGAGCGCAACGTCGGTCCGGCTGCGGACGTGTTCACGCTGGGGTGCGTGATGTTCGAGTGCCTGACGGGGCGATTGCCCTTCGCGGGGGATCACACCTCGCTGATCATGGCGAGCATCCTTTTGCAAGAAGCACCTCGCCTGCGAACCCTGCGGCCGGCGATGCCGGAGGCCGTGGAGGACCTGCTTGCGCGCATGCTCGCCAAGGATCCCGCGCAGCGTCCGAAAGATGCCAGCGCGCTCCTGCGCGAGCTCGTTGCGCTGGGGCCGCTCTCGGATGTGCCCGCCCCCGATGCTCCGTCGAGCACGCAGCGTGTTCCTGCGACCACGGCGCGGCCTCTGAGTGAAGAGCAGCAGCTCGTGAGCATCGTCGTGTCCGTCGGCGCGAATGCGCGGCACCGCGCCATGCTCGCCGACGCCATACGCGGGCGGTTCGGGGCCCACGTCGAGCTCCTCGTCGATGGGTCGATGATTGCCATTCTCGCCCAAACGGAGCGAATGACCGCCACCGAGCAGGCGGTGCAAGCCGCACGGTGTGCACTCCTCGTCCGCGAAGTCGAACCCTCGTTCCGGGTCGCGGTGACGACCGGGCGAGGCGTCGTGGGGGCGCATCTGCCGAGCGGCGAAGCCATCGAGCGCGCGGGCACGTTCCTTCGGACGCTCGCGCAGTTGGAACCGCCGCCGGACTCGAGCGGCGTGTGGGTCGACGATGTCACGGCGCAGCTTCTCGACCCACGGTTTCAAGTGGGCCAAACGGCCTCCGGGTTCCGGGTCATCGAAGGGGAGCTCCCCGCCGACGAAGCGCGGCCACTGCTCGGGAAGCCGACGCCCTGTGTGGGGCGCGATCGGGAGCTCGCCCTGCTTCGTATGCTGCTTTCGGAGTGCTGCGAAGAACCGGTGGCCCGGCTCGCGATGCTCATCGCGCCGCCGGGCATTGGCAAGTCCAGGCTGCGTCGCGAGTTTCTGCGGCAAGTCGCCGCCGAGGTGGACGGGCTCCAGATCTTGGTCGGCCGAAGCGATCCAACGCGCGCTGGAGCGCCGTACGGCCTTTTGTGGGATGCCTTCCGCGAGCTCTTCGACATCCGTGACGGGGAGGACCCGTCGACGCAGCAGACCAAACTTCGCGACCGCGTCCGGCGTTTCGTGCCCGCCAACGAAGTGCAATTCGTCAGCGAATTCCTCGGTGAGCTATGCGGAATTCCGTTTCCTTCGGAGAGCAGTCCCAGGCTGCGCGATGCACGGAGCGAACCCCACTCGATGTTCGGTCACGTGAGCTCCGCGTTGGTCTCGTTCTTCCGAGCCGAGAGCACGGCGCATCCCGTGCTGCTCGTCCTCGAAGATCTGCAATGGGGCGATGTTCTCACCGTGCGTGCCGTGGATACGATGTTGCGCGAGTGCAGCGACAAGCCCATCATGGTTTTGGCCTTGGCCCGGCCCGAGGTGGATGATCTTTTTCCGAAGCTCTGGTCGGAGCGCAAACGCCAAGATTTCCGCCTCGACGGCCTCACGAAAAAGGCGAGCACCCAGCTCGTGGCACGCGTCCTCGGGGAAGATGTCGCGCCGGCCATCGTGGCACGCATCGTCGACCAGGCCGCGGGCAATGCGCTCTTCTTGGAAGAATTGATTCGCTTCGTGGTCGAGGGCGACTCAGGGGCCATGCCTGCCACGGTGCTCGCGATGCTGCAGGCGCGCCTCAAACGCCTCGCACCGGATCTGCGGCGCGTGCTGCGGGCGGCCAGTGTTTTCGGCGGCACCTTCTGGCGCGGCGGCGTGCTCGCGCTCCTCGGGGAACACGAGTCCGGTGCGAGTGTGGACGACTGGCTCGGGAGCCTGGTCAATCAGGAGCTCGTCTTGCGTGACGCCGGGGGACGATTCCTCGGCGACGTCCAGTATTCGTTCCGACACGATCTGGTGCGCGAGGCGACGTACAGCATGCTGACCGATGCGGACCGAATCGCAGGACATCGGGCGACGGCCGCCTTCCTCGAATCGATGGGCGAGCGCGATCCGCGTGTGCTGGCGGAGCATTTCGCGCTCGGCGACATGATGACGCAGGCGGCAGGCTGCTACACGAAGGCGGCCATCGACGCGTTCGATCAGAGCGATCTCCAAGCCGTCATTCCCCTCACCGAGCGCGCCATCGTGTGCGGCGCCGAGGGCGAGCTCCTGGGCACCTTGCTCACGGTGCGCGCGCGGGCGCACGCGCTGGATTGCGACTTCGCCAACGTGCATCCGCTCCTCGTGCGGGCGCTCCCTCTCCTGCCCCGCGGCGGCAAGGCTTGGTACATGGCTGCGGGAATGATGCTCATGGCCGCGGGAATTCTCGTGCGGCCGGAGGAGGTGTCTCGTTGGGGTGAGGAGCTTTGGGCGGCCGAGTGCGACGCGAAGAGCACGGTGACGCGCATGGAGGCCGCGTGGCTCGCGGCGGGGTACTTCGCCCGCGCGGGGGCGCGAGCGCAAGCCGAGCGGCATCTCGCGAAGATGGACGAGCACGTCGCGCCCATCACGAGCCTCTTTGGAAAGGGCCTCTGGCGGCTCGCCCACGCAGAATACGCCTGGTACCTGCGCCCGGAGCCCTGGGCCGCGTCCACGGCGGCCGCGGATGCCGAAGGCATGTTCGAAGCATGCGGCCACCACCGCCTGGTTGCGTTTGCGCGCATCTACCGAGGCATCTCACTGGCCCACGTTGGCAACATCGATGCCGGCGAGCAAAAATTGCGAGCCGCCTTGGCCGAGGCGCACCGCTCGCGGGAAGCCTGGCTCATCTCGAATGCAACGCCTTATCTGGCCATGCTCCTGCTCGACAAGGGCGACACGGGCTCGATCGAGGAGGCCGAGCGGCATCTTCGCGCCTTTTTGGAACAGCCGGGCGATCGGAGCTTCCATGGGCTGTCGAACGCGATTCTCGCGGAGATTCTGCTGCTGCACGGCGACATCGGGTCGGCGGAAAAGCACGCCCGGCTCGGCCTCGAGATGATCACGGGGTTTTCGATTTACAGGGCTCATGCCAGCGCCGTGCTGACGAGAATCCTGCTGCGCAGCCGGCGAGCGCCCGAGGCGTGCAGCCTCGTGGACGCGGCCATCGCCTCGTATGCGGACGGTGGCTGCGGTTTCATGGAGGTGGGGCTTTGGCTAGCTGCCTTCGAGGCTTACGCGGCCGCAAAGAGCGCCGCGGCCACGCGGGCACTGGAGGGCGCCGTCGAACGGGTGCGCCTTCGCGCAGAGCACATTTTGGACGCCGACCTTCGCATGCGCTTTCTCACGAAAAACGCGGTGAACCGGCGCGTGCTCGAGGAGGCAGAAAAGCTTCTGCCTCCTTCGGCCCTGGAATTTGCGACCAAGCACTCACAATCCCATCGATCGCCGTCACGCGGGCGTTGATCGGTTAGCTTCGCGCTTCGCGGAATGCCTGCAGATAGCTGATGGGCGAATGATCGCCCACCGAATAGGGCAGACGAACCCGATGCAAAACCGGAATTTGATCGAATACCCACGCCGCCATTCCGACGGGAATGCTCAACGCAGCCGATATGACTTGTTGCGAGAGCTTGCTCCGAGGTGACCACCCGTCCTCACCCCCGTGAAACTCGTAGCCAAAATGCTCGAAGTCTCCCAGGATGATCGATGGCAGCCGGGTCACCAGATCTTTTCCGTAGACGTGCCGGAATACCATTTTGTCGAAGCGCCCGCAGGTCTTGGCGAACTCCTTGTCGCCCACCATCGGTTGCCCGTACGTATAGATTCCGCGCACGAGCGGCCGCCAGTTCACGTACACGGGGCGGCCGAAGATGAGCGCGGCGGCCACGATGGCCATGGCCCCACCCAAGCTATGGCCCGTGATGTAGAGGGCCTTGAGGCGCTTGTCCTCGGCCTGATCGTCGATGGCCTTCTGGACCGAATCGGCCAGCTCGGACCACACGGCGCGCACGTTTCGCACGAAGCCGCCGTGGACGCGGCCCATGGCGAGGAAGTCGACCATTCTGCAGTTGGCATCGGTTAGAAAGTTGATGGCGTTGGCCGGCTCCGTCCCACGAAACGCAATGACGCCGACGTTGCCGGCGCGAATGAAAAAGGCCGTCGCCACCACGAGCATCGGGTGGTTCGATACCGACACCTGTTTGCAGGTCGCCCCGCCGGGGCCGATGATGCCGCGATGCTGGAGCTCGTCCAGGAGGACCTCACAGTCGGAGTACGCCCATGAGGCTACGTCGGCCAGAATATCGGCCGCTTGCCGGTAGTAATAAACCGAGTGATCGTGGGCGGTGGCAACGTCCAGCGAGGAGAGCTGCCGCGAAGGCCCTGTAGAAACCGCGAGCGCCGCATTTCCAGGAACGGCGTCGAGCCCGTTCACGAGTCCAGAATAGGGTTCAATCTCGTAGGTGCTGACTTTGCCCAATCGTTGCAGATTGCCCATCATGCATCCCCCTTCCCTATTTCGAACTCTACGCACGAGAAGCGGCGCGCGCCTCTGGGTCAAATTCGACATCGCCCAGCACGGCCTCGGGAGCCTTGCCCACGGCTGGGGCAATTCGCAACTCTACCGCGATATCGAGCTTCCGGTCACAATGCCGTTACTGCAGTGTCGCGGCGAACCGCTCGATGGCTGCAACGAGGAACGTCGCGCTCGGGGAAGCCTCGGCACGCAGCCGTTCCAGCAAGGGTGCCAGCATCGCCCGTGGACCGAGATCGCGAACGAGGACGGCAAGTGCGAGGCCATCTCGCAGGTGGGGCATGTGTTGTAGCCAGTGATCCCGCAGCCCCTCATCCGTGACCCGCGCGTCGAGGAATGGAAAAGCATGCTCTTCGAGCACCAAACGAAGTTTCGTACCAAACTCCGCGAGGTTCGTATCGGGACGAACCGACCACCACGTATCCCGCGCCTCCGGCAGAAGATGGCCAATCCGTTGCCGAAGGTGGCAGTCCGGTTCCGTTGGTACCCCGGTGACGTCGGGCATCCACGTGATCTCCGAGAGCACCCTCTGGATGCGGCCCGAGAAGACGCCGAGGTTGATGGTGAACTGGACCGTGGCGGCGGTCGAGGCTTGGCTCTTCTGCAGCTGGACAAGCCCAAAGTTGTCCGCGACCTGACGATAGAACGTGAGGCCTTTGGTGCGGAAGCCGCGTGCCTTGAATGTCGGCCTCAATTCGTCGGCCACGAGCTGCTTCACTGCATCCTGCGCGGTCAAGGGCATTTGTCGTATCCTTCGTGCGAATTGCGGGAACCTTCGAGAGAACGCGGTCGATAGGTCTTACAATGGCATGTGAGCTCGATCCACTCTTCGCGGCGATGGCGGCGTCTCTTCCCGAATCGGAGGACGACGACTCGTTTGCCCTTTCAGCCGACACGCTGCCCCGCCCCCCCCCGCAGTCCTGACGACGGACCGTCTCGTGATCGAGAAGAGTGGGCTGGAGAGAAGATTGAAGTGGCAATCAGCCTCGATACTCTCCAATACAGTGCATGTTATACGACACGACGATACGGGTTGCTTTTATCGCGCAACACGGTATGTACGAATGTGGCGTCGCCACCATTGAGGCGATGAAATTGCCCCAGGAAGGCGCAATTCACGGTCTCGCGTCCATGATCGCGTGATTCCCGCACGCGTGGTTCGTGCGATTTTTTGCCGCCATTTCCCAAGAGATGGCGTGTTGTGCCACATGCGGAAAGTACGGCATGCGGTTCGCACCAGGCACGCGCCGAAGGGAGCTACTACTTTGAAATCGCTCGGATGCATTCGACCGACCTTCGGTCTCGCAGGCCTCTTCGTTGCAGGTGCATTGACAATGTCCGCATGCTCCTCCCCCTCGGAGACGGACCCGAACTCGGAGACAAACCCCACGC
It includes:
- a CDS encoding protein kinase is translated as MAVDRLELKTIFAERFLVEAVAGTGGMAVVYRALDQKRGSAPVALKVLRRLGHMLRPHERFAREAFVLSTLQHPGIVSYIDHGITPQGDAFLVMEWLEGESLGQRLHRQGLSLVETVTLFRGIAEALSVAHRLGIVHRDIKPENIFLRGGQPERASLLDFGVARLISSDLTSTQVALGTPHYMAPEQARGEAIGPSADVFALGCVMFQCLTGRVLFEGAHPTMVMAGILLNEAPALCSMRPSMPKDLETLLARMLAKDPERRPKDASALLEALNQLAPLSNDAAPERALTLLAPVAPLSGEQQLVSVILSLARAPVEGKVHHALVGPLAEALRGRFGARVEHLMDGSMIATLAQTESMTATDQAVQAARCALFLREEAPTPLQRIVVTTGRGIVGEHLPGGEVMDRAGKLVQLSHASEPPPTTGAVWVDDVTAQLLDARFRTSRTESGVCILNAERTTDESRLLLGKPTPCIGRQRELAQLRMLLAECCENSVSRLAVVLAPPGIGKSHLRREFVRQVQRDPPSSVPTVQVWLGRSDPTRAGAPYGLLWDALRSLIHVHDGEELATQRSRLHERVRRHVPAGEAQFVTEFIGELCRIPFPSETSPRLRSARTQSDIMADQVSAAFVAFVRAESSAHPVLLVLEDLHWGDGLTVRLIDDMLRECSDRPVMVLALARPEVEALHPKLWAERKREDLRLDGLTKKASRQLVTQALGAHVTPDVVERIVEQAGGNALFLEELIRFVAQNRSDAIPDTVIAMLQARLQRLEPELRRVLRAASVYGATFWRAGLIALLGEHDSAQSIDTWLEALLDQELLARNVTSRFLADTQYSFRHALLREAAHGTLTDADRAAGHRAAAAFLESMGERDPGVLAEHFALGGDNELAAVHYARAATEAINNNELAAAAKHSERGLACGATGDVLGALITARGRVSFFVFDLGNARSLLQEALSLLRPGSDDWWLAAGTLMLVTTALLRWDEALELGDKLRTAPCEPEAVSMRMRALCSLIMKLVWSGQHAKIAPYVAHVDGLIDSLDEAHGRAWWELAHLVDDLCSQPNPWEASMAASRAEALLEQDEFLRLLAFVRVFRGYALVHLGSFDAGEPKLRAAFEVARHKREPWLLSVAVPYLALALIEKGDTASIDEAERILRAFLEGPGDPSMQGHAKSLLAEIHLGRGELEPAERLARGALEMIAEFVVLRPHADAVLTNVLRHNGRLAEACTHADTALAWAESIGGCGTFEVRLRVAAFEAHAAARSAKALRILEDALEQLRLRAKGIPDARLRERFLTTDPSNRRTLEEARKLLPAWLMEPFADYVGITGY
- a CDS encoding protein kinase encodes the protein MELKTVFAGRFIIEELAGTGGMGVVYRARDQQRDGAMVALKVLAPTAYVRHLHERFTREASVLSQLRHPGIVSYIDHGTTPQGEAFLVMEWLEGEDLDQRLARQGLTLPETVTVFRQIAEALSAAHRHGIVHRDLKPENIFLVGRHLDKVSLLDFGVARLVSSELTAAGLAVGTPLYMAPEQARGERNVGPAADVFTLGCVMFECLTGRLPFAGDHTSLIMASILLQEAPRLRTLRPAMPEAVEDLLARMLAKDPAQRPKDASALLRELVALGPLSDVPAPDAPSSTQRVPATTARPLSEEQQLVSIVVSVGANARHRAMLADAIRGRFGAHVELLVDGSMIAILAQTERMTATEQAVQAARCALLVREVEPSFRVAVTTGRGVVGAHLPSGEAIERAGTFLRTLAQLEPPPDSSGVWVDDVTAQLLDPRFQVGQTASGFRVIEGELPADEARPLLGKPTPCVGRDRELALLRMLLSECCEEPVARLAMLIAPPGIGKSRLRREFLRQVAAEVDGLQILVGRSDPTRAGAPYGLLWDAFRELFDIRDGEDPSTQQTKLRDRVRRFVPANEVQFVSEFLGELCGIPFPSESSPRLRDARSEPHSMFGHVSSALVSFFRAESTAHPVLLVLEDLQWGDVLTVRAVDTMLRECSDKPIMVLALARPEVDDLFPKLWSERKRQDFRLDGLTKKASTQLVARVLGEDVAPAIVARIVDQAAGNALFLEELIRFVVEGDSGAMPATVLAMLQARLKRLAPDLRRVLRAASVFGGTFWRGGVLALLGEHESGASVDDWLGSLVNQELVLRDAGGRFLGDVQYSFRHDLVREATYSMLTDADRIAGHRATAAFLESMGERDPRVLAEHFALGDMMTQAAGCYTKAAIDAFDQSDLQAVIPLTERAIVCGAEGELLGTLLTVRARAHALDCDFANVHPLLVRALPLLPRGGKAWYMAAGMMLMAAGILVRPEEVSRWGEELWAAECDAKSTVTRMEAAWLAAGYFARAGARAQAERHLAKMDEHVAPITSLFGKGLWRLAHAEYAWYLRPEPWAASTAAADAEGMFEACGHHRLVAFARIYRGISLAHVGNIDAGEQKLRAALAEAHRSREAWLISNATPYLAMLLLDKGDTGSIEEAERHLRAFLEQPGDRSFHGLSNAILAEILLLHGDIGSAEKHARLGLEMITGFSIYRAHASAVLTRILLRSRRAPEACSLVDAAIASYADGGCGFMEVGLWLAAFEAYAAAKSAAATRALEGAVERVRLRAEHILDADLRMRFLTKNAVNRRVLEEAEKLLPPSALEFATKHSQSHRSPSRGR
- a CDS encoding lipase family protein: MMGNLQRLGKVSTYEIEPYSGLVNGLDAVPGNAALAVSTGPSRQLSSLDVATAHDHSVYYYRQAADILADVASWAYSDCEVLLDELQHRGIIGPGGATCKQVSVSNHPMLVVATAFFIRAGNVGVIAFRGTEPANAINFLTDANCRMVDFLAMGRVHGGFVRNVRAVWSELADSVQKAIDDQAEDKRLKALYITGHSLGGAMAIVAAALIFGRPVYVNWRPLVRGIYTYGQPMVGDKEFAKTCGRFDKMVFRHVYGKDLVTRLPSIILGDFEHFGYEFHGGEDGWSPRSKLSQQVISAALSIPVGMAAWVFDQIPVLHRVRLPYSVGDHSPISYLQAFREARS
- a CDS encoding DUF4304 domain-containing protein, whose amino-acid sequence is MPLTAQDAVKQLVADELRPTFKARGFRTKGLTFYRQVADNFGLVQLQKSQASTAATVQFTINLGVFSGRIQRVLSEITWMPDVTGVPTEPDCHLRQRIGHLLPEARDTWWSVRPDTNLAEFGTKLRLVLEEHAFPFLDARVTDEGLRDHWLQHMPHLRDGLALAVLVRDLGPRAMLAPLLERLRAEASPSATFLVAAIERFAATLQ